A region from the Volucribacter amazonae genome encodes:
- a CDS encoding RHS repeat-associated core domain-containing protein, whose translation MHYNFYRYYDPHTGRFTQRDPIGLLGGENLYNYSENIFVREVELGLEPIDVNKSIRYNSPFFEGSAYKIL comes from the coding sequence TTGCACTATAATTTTTATCGTTACTATGATCCGCATACGGGGCGCTTTACTCAGCGTGATCCGATAGGGTTATTGGGTGGGGAGAATTTGTATAACTATTCTGAAAATATTTTTGTAAGAGAGGTCGAATTAGGATTAGAGCCCATAGATGTAAATAAATCGATAAGATATAATTCTCCATTTTTTGAAGGAAGTGCTTATAAAATATTATAA
- a CDS encoding RHS repeat-associated core domain-containing protein, translating into MPRELTDEQGKLCWYGDYQGWGAVKHQTSLIENIHQPFRLQNQYYDQETGLHYNFYRYYDPHMGRFIQRDPIKLLGGNNLYRFEGTIQNAFDPMGLIAVAISGYQSAVIGAGAILSSTDNSNSISMQRRSKRSSASIEPKVSDKAIQLSEAHHSGTNLGGNCTPGELEALQGDKNYFCNQKRNCDDQKLSDAEIFYRVALNRNCAMTRDKINKKCFAGGDLKHQKEAENAWVTYAKCQEKLSKYLK; encoded by the coding sequence ATGCCAAGAGAGCTAACCGATGAACAAGGAAAACTCTGTTGGTATGGTGATTATCAAGGCTGGGGTGCGGTTAAACATCAAACTTCATTGATTGAAAATATACATCAACCTTTCCGCCTACAAAACCAATATTATGATCAAGAAACAGGCTTGCACTATAATTTTTATCGTTACTATGATCCGCATATGGGGCGTTTTATTCAGCGTGATCCGATAAAATTATTAGGTGGTAATAATTTATATCGGTTTGAAGGTACGATACAAAATGCTTTTGATCCTATGGGGTTAATTGCTGTGGCTATATCGGGATATCAGTCAGCAGTTATAGGTGCAGGTGCAATACTTAGTTCTACTGATAATTCAAATTCTATTTCAATGCAACGAAGAAGCAAGAGAAGTTCTGCATCAATAGAGCCTAAAGTTAGCGATAAAGCGATACAATTATCAGAAGCACATCATAGTGGAACAAATCTTGGAGGGAATTGTACCCCTGGTGAATTAGAGGCTTTACAAGGAGATAAAAATTATTTTTGTAATCAAAAAAGGAATTGTGATGATCAAAAATTATCTGATGCAGAGATTTTTTATAGAGTTGCATTAAATAGAAATTGCGCAATGACAAGAGATAAAATCAATAAGAAATGTTTTGCTGGTGGAGATCTTAAGCATCAGAAAGAAGCTGAAAATGCTTGGGTTACTTATGCTAAATGTCAGGAAAAACTTTCAAAATATTTAAAATAA
- a CDS encoding RHS repeat-associated core domain-containing protein, producing MVIISNNYNHYIKLCWYGDYQGWGAVKNEYALTPHIHQPFRLQNQYYDQETGLHYNFYRYYDPHMGRFTQRDPIGLLGGENLYQFAPNTVSWVDPSGLAVICTRPLDFNQGNKIYSDFDPSSRDGFDLGFFHEQIMFKNGSNIGYSGTKDDKGKILGIYEEKDPRLLSQYKCSNVQYDDEIMLKAVKNVKEKLLPVYSSVGQYGDKNIWI from the coding sequence ATGGTTATAATATCTAATAATTATAACCATTATATTAAACTCTGTTGGTATGGGGATTATCAAGGCTGGGGAGCGGTTAAAAACGAGTATGCTTTAACACCGCATATTCATCAACCATTCCGTCTACAAAACCAATATTACGATCAAGAAACAGGATTGCACTATAATTTCTACCGTTACTACGATCCGCATATGGGACGCTTTACTCAGCGTGATCCGATAGGGTTATTGGGTGGGGAGAATTTGTATCAGTTTGCTCCAAATACGGTTAGCTGGGTTGATCCGTCTGGGTTGGCGGTTATATGTACTAGACCTTTAGATTTCAATCAAGGAAACAAAATTTATAGTGATTTCGATCCTTCATCTAGAGATGGTTTTGATTTAGGATTTTTCCATGAGCAAATTATGTTTAAAAATGGTTCTAATATTGGTTATTCAGGAACCAAAGATGATAAAGGGAAGATTTTAGGAATTTATGAAGAAAAAGATCCACGTTTATTATCACAATATAAATGTTCAAACGTTCAATATGATGATGAGATTATGTTAAAAGCAGTAAAAAACGTAAAAGAAAAGCTGCTTCCTGTATATTCTTCCGTAGGACAATATGGAGATAAAAATATCTGGATTTAA
- a CDS encoding IS1 family transposase encodes MKKEITIKCPSYLSLRIKENGIKIYGKQNYRYKDCHRQFVHETDLTYQGCQRSINNKIRLMLVRGCSIADVIVIEKISKYKVLEVLVQSKHQIKPKQKYYRKWQVDEFWTYVGHKKNKGWLMYAYDLDTREIVAFVWDKRNLNTVKQLRTKLDSYAR; translated from the coding sequence ATGAAAAAAGAAATTACCATCAAATGCCCAAGTTACCTAAGTTTGAGAATCAAGGAAAATGGAATAAAAATCTACGGTAAACAAAACTATCGATATAAAGATTGTCATCGGCAATTTGTTCACGAAACTGACCTCACTTATCAAGGTTGTCAACGTAGTATCAATAATAAAATACGTTTAATGCTGGTTCGAGGTTGCAGCATTGCTGACGTTATTGTGATTGAAAAGATAAGCAAATACAAAGTGCTAGAAGTACTGGTTCAATCTAAACATCAGATAAAGCCAAAACAGAAGTATTATCGAAAATGGCAAGTTGATGAATTTTGGACGTATGTAGGGCACAAGAAAAACAAAGGGTGGTTGATGTATGCCTATGACCTAGATACGCGTGAAATCGTTGCTTTTGTGTGGGATAAACGCAATTTAAACACAGTAAAACAGCTTCGTACGAAACTTGATAGCTATGCAAGATGA
- a CDS encoding suppressor of fused domain protein, producing the protein MNKDEYIAKFSENDAVGWEAIDEILDEIYKGKEPRHYATTLKYMLGGEDPLDGVSIYDTNQQQFHRHIISYGMSELYYNPESVENEFSGWGFEFNMRVTPFSEDENSGDAKNEPIWVINLMQNLARYVFDSKNFFQAYHFIPTDGPIRFDTDTKLSAIIFVPDPIIDRINTPNGMVEMLCMFGITDDEYNWLLLEPTAQRVKELADIIAKDNPMFITDLTRKFSYV; encoded by the coding sequence ATGAATAAAGATGAATATATAGCTAAATTTAGTGAAAATGATGCGGTTGGCTGGGAAGCAATAGATGAAATATTAGATGAAATTTATAAAGGTAAAGAACCTCGCCATTATGCTACAACATTAAAATATATGCTAGGTGGAGAAGATCCTCTTGATGGAGTAAGTATTTATGACACTAATCAGCAACAATTTCATAGACATATTATTAGCTATGGAATGAGTGAACTTTATTATAACCCTGAAAGTGTTGAGAATGAATTTAGTGGTTGGGGCTTTGAGTTTAATATGCGTGTTACACCTTTTAGTGAAGATGAAAATTCAGGTGATGCTAAAAATGAGCCTATATGGGTTATAAATTTAATGCAAAATTTAGCTCGTTATGTTTTTGATAGTAAAAACTTTTTTCAAGCATACCATTTTATTCCTACAGATGGCCCGATTAGATTTGATACAGATACTAAACTAAGTGCAATTATATTTGTACCAGATCCAATTATCGATCGCATAAATACTCCAAATGGTATGGTAGAAATGCTTTGTATGTTTGGTATAACCGATGATGAATATAACTGGCTATTACTTGAACCAACCGCACAAAGAGTTAAAGAATTAGCAGACATTATAGCAAAGGATAACCCTATGTTTATAACTGATCTAACACGTAAATTCTCATACGTTTAA